The Toxorhynchites rutilus septentrionalis strain SRP chromosome 3, ASM2978413v1, whole genome shotgun sequence genome includes a region encoding these proteins:
- the LOC129776354 gene encoding protein adenylyltransferase Fic produces the protein MCSVCGDSSSGNLVGVRRQSRSAGGITPKKWRNRISGFHYFIIFISGSFCSGLMFALLNYVPSYRILPQRVAPHYLPDGNFLQIADEVKVLEPYLSAIRIPASFDDSVKRNKNEHDTNEQEALSSLKVAIEMKQVGKDDKALRLFQHALALSPKHPEVLTKYGEFLEHNQQDVVRADHFYYQALTVNPSHSEALANRQRTAQIVEHLDQKRFEGLDKKRNALSSVHASNAALKRAEKEAYIQHIYHSVGIEGNTMSLAQTRSILETKMAVDGKSIDEHNEILGLDAAMKYINATLVNKNDFITLKDILEIHRRVLGHVDPVEGGEFRRTQVYVGGHVPPGPGDLSILMARFESWLNSEQSFVMHPVKYAAMAHYKLVHIHPFSDGNGRTSRLLMNTLLMRAGYPPVIIQKQHRHKYYDYLQIANGGDIRPFVRFIADCTERTLDLYLWATSELSNPIPLLAQELNGVPLINNFEQESVLEGSGTGGTIRIDVI, from the exons ATGTGCTCTGTTTGTGGTGATTCATCTTCAGGGAACTTGGTCGGTGTTCGGAGACAATCGCGATCAGCTGGAGGAATTACGCCGAAGAAATGGCGCAACCGAATAAGTGGCTTTCactatttcatcatttttatcagCGGCTCGTTTTGCTCTGGGCTAATGTTTGCGCTGCTGAATTATGTACCGAGTTATAGGATCCTTCCCCAGCGGGTTGCCCCACACTATCTTCCGGATGGTAACTTCCTACAGATAGCCGACGAAGTGAAAGTTCTGGAACCGTATCTCTCCGCGATTAGAATTCCTGCCAGCTTCGATGACAGTGTGAAGCGCAATAAAAATGAACACGACACAAATGAGCAGGAAGCGCTCAGCTCTCTAAAGGTGGCAATCGAAATGAAGCAGGTGGGAAAGGATGATAAAGCGCTTCGGTTGTTTCAACACGCACTCGCTTTGTCACCGAAGCATCCGGaggttttgacgaagtacgGTGAGTTTTTGGAACACAACCAGCAAGATGTGGTACGGGCCGATCACTTCTATTACCAGGCGCTCACCGTGAATCCGTCCCATTCGGAGGCACTGGCGAATAGGCAGCGGACAGCGCAAATTGTCGAACATTTGGACCAGAAAAGGTTTGAGGGTTTAGATAAGAAGCGGAACGCCCTCTCTTCGGTCCATGCCTCAAATGCTGCACTGAAACGAGCCGAAAAGGAGGCGTATATCCAGCATATCTATCATTCGGTGGGAATCGAGGGCAATACGATGAGTTTGGCGCAAACTCGGTCCATTCTGGAGACGAAAATGGCGGTGGACGGGAAGAGTATCGATGAGCATAACGAGATTCTTGGGCTGGATGCGGCGATGAAATATATCAACGCTACTTTGGTGAACAA AAACGATTTCATCACACTGAAGGATATCCTGGAAATCCACCGACGCGTTCTCGGTCACGTCGATCCGGTTGAGGGTGGAGAGTTCCGCCGAACTCAGGTGTACGTGGGTGGACACGTTCCGCCGGGTCCAGGCGATCTGTCGATTCTCATGGCTCGTTTCGAAAGTTGGCTCAATTCGGAGCAATCGTTTGTGATGCATCCGGTGAAATACGCCGCAATGGCTCACTACAAGCTGGTTCACATTCATCCCTTCAGCGATGGCAACGGCCGGACGTCCCGGCTGCTGATGAACACATTGTTGATGAGGGCTGGCTATCCGCCGGTGATCATCCAGAAGCAGCATCGTCACAAGTACTACGATTATCTGCAGATCGCTAACGGGGGCGATATTCGGCCGTTTGTGCGATTCATCGCTGACTGCACGGAGCGGACGCTGGACCTGTATCTTTGGGCTACCAGTGAATTGTCCAATCCGATTCCGTTGTTGGCGCAGGAactcaatggcgtgccgttaaTCAACAATTTCGAACAGGAGTCTGTGTTGGAAGGTAGCGGAACGGGTGGAACAATACGGATAGACGTTATTTG A